From Chrysemys picta bellii isolate R12L10 chromosome 1, ASM1138683v2, whole genome shotgun sequence:
GCACAAGCCTCTTCGACCACCTTTCTGGCTCACATCCCTATTCAGGATGTTTGTAGTGCTGCTACATGGTCATCGGTCCACAcgttcacctcgcattatgcgaTTGCCTCCCGGATCAGGGAGGACGCCGGGTTCGGCAGGGCAGTGCTCCGTCCTGAGtgtctgtgaactcctacccacctccaacaggtATAGCTcgggaatcacctactgtggaatgcacatgagcaatcactcgaagaagaaaagacagttaccttttccgtaactggtgttcttcgagatgtgttgctcgtgtccattccacataccgccctccttccccactgtcagagttgtctggcaaaaaggaactgagggtgggaggagtgcgcagcgccccttatactgcGCCATGGTGGCGCCAGTCCAGGGGTCGCTATGGGCACTCTCCTactgtggaatggacatgagcaacacatctcgaagaacaccagttacggaaaaggtaactgtcttttattTGTTGAGATTTGTCCATAACTAAGGAGAGAATATACACCGCTCTGGAACAAGTAGTTCATTTTTTTTATATCATCCATCAGAGAGCAGTAACTATCAATCCACAACAGGGATATTTGGCACCCTCTGCTGGTCTCTTCTTCCATGAAATATCCCATTGCAAGTTTTTCTGCCTCTCTCCAAGGgtaaaattcacctctgtgcagaggacTAGTTTGAGGTCTGTGTGCTCTCTGTGCAAGGGAGAATTTCACTCAGAAGATTTCAGTAAGCAGTAtctgattaggggtgtggaagaTACAAATGgctgaggaaaaaaacaaatgacATGCTGAACTCTGCACTGCTTGTGAGGAGACAGGCGCTAACTGTGTAGGTGGATCAGACAGATGTAATGTCTCTTGGCCTATTGTCAGGCATTAAATCACTGAAGAGTCTTGGTCTTAGTTCCTGACAAGGTAAGCCTTCCTAAGTTGTGGCATAATAAATCATTTCTGTCTACCGTAGTGCCTGAATTCACTGTAGGGCTCCTCAAAGCTTTTTTTAAGGGCCAACTTCATTTAGCAGCCTTAATGACCTATCAAATGTGTCTAGGTTTGTGGAAGAGGTTCTGAGAAGTAGAAAATTAGCCTCCATGAATTAGTGAAGATAAGGCAAACCTGGGAAATGACTTTCCTCTATGTCTAATGCCCTCAAGCTGTAGTCAGTCAGCTGGATTTGGGgataaagggcccagagctcacAAAGCTACTAGAGAGTAAAACGTATTCAAAGGATTAGGAATAGTTCTGGAAGAAAACTGGGAACTTTAGCTGTGTATTCCTATACCACATAAAGAATCCAGTCTCTCTGGGAAAACCCATTTTCTATAACTGGCCTCCCTTTTTGCACACACAATTATGGGTGCAATTACTGTCTTTTGGAAATTTAAGAACCTTATTTGAAGGTGTGCTGACACGTGTAGTTCAGTCCATAtgtattaaaagaaaatgtttaggaATGCTTTTAGGACCAACTGATTAACAGTAGGAacctatatttgaaaatatgaTTGTATGTGACTTGCCTAGGACCACTTTGGAGAAGGTAAGTCTTCTCTATCCCTATGACCCAATGCTTAGGCAAAGTTTCTTTCATTTTTCTCCGAAGTCAGTATTCATTTTCCTCTGAATATATCAGACAGCAGCTCCCCCAAATAATAGGTTCTCAATTTAGTTTGGCTTAAACCAAAGTGTTTTTTATTGGCAATTTTACAAATAGAGAGATAGCACGATTAAATAAAAGATAAACACCTAAATGCCTAGACAAGTACTGCAGAAAGCCTCACTAGATTGGCATTACATTTAATGTTACAAAATATTGCAAAATCACCATGATTTATAGCATGGTGGGGATTGTTTAGTCTTTTACCCCGGTCAGAGAACACAGCACTTTGAGAGTCTGCTAAGCAGAAGCAatgaagagtcctgtggcaccttatagactaacagacgtattggagcataagcttattCACCCACATAAGCTTATggtccaatatgtctgttagtctataaggtgccacaggactctcgcTTTTTTCAGATCCAGacaaacacagctacccctctgatacttgctaaGAAGAAGACACTCTagaagttctcaaacttcattgcaccacgacccccttctgccccaggtgagggtggagcttgggcttcagcttcagccctgggtcccagcaagtctaaggccTGCCCTGGTgcccccattaaaatggggtcacgccccactttggggtcccgacctacagtttgagaaccactgctctaaagagaATGTCTGTGGTAGCTTCTGCCATTCAGTTATAGCAACCTCCTCCTTCGACCCAAGACGGTTACTTTCCTTGGTGAGATATCTGCTCATCAATATGGAGTCAAAACAATATCAGCTTATGCAAAAAAATTGCTCTTTCTTTCAGGGCAATTTGAGTAGATTTTGTCCAGAAGTATTAATTTTCCCCAAGTCATTTATATACAACCATTATTCATTCTGTTGTAAGACTACCTCAAGTAGTAGTTAATCACTATGCAAATGAAAGTAAACTATTTCTATGCAGCCTCGCTAAATTATTTATACAGGCTTTACAAGTGTGCTAGGTACCTTAGAAAATATAAATGACATTGTgcctgcccagaagagcttacaatctaattttgGACATGACACATCAGTGAGTCAGGAGGATCAGGGAAGACAGGACAAGGGTTACGGTACTTAGCTCATGCATTCACTCACATATGTTATGTGCACATCAGTATGTTTCCAGTAAttttaaagtagatttttttcccttcccttgcAAGCTACATTTTGTTGGGAGGTGTATATATCCAAGGTGATCAGAGTGAGGGAAATGGCTGGATATCTGAGAGTGGGAGAGGTTGAAAGGAGTTGAGAGGCAAAAAGGGGCACCGAAAGAAGGAAATAGAGGTGGGGCAAAATAGTAGGCTGGTGATAGGTATGGGAATTCCTCCCAAACACACTCCAATTCACAATTCTAAATCTGACATCCTACTTTTTAATGGACAAATAACACATTGCAGATTTTGCCACTGCATTTGTGCTCATGGGGAATGTATCATAATCTAACCGAAGATGAACGTTCATGCTGTACCTTTGTTCTTGTGATTAAGAAGAATTAGATCTGTCAGAGGATTCTGAGTGCCTTTGGGTGGTAAGACATATACAGTGAGATGGGCTTCGATGTTCATGTTGCCTTAACTGGTGGTTTCTTTGATTTTTAGTGATTGTGTTGATACGAAATTCACATCAGCAACACTAACTCTAAATTAACCAAGTTTTTTGTGGGGGTAGAAAAATACTTGTTACATGTGCTAATGTAATTCAATTATGCATGCATCCAGCTTTTTCATATCTTCCACTGTGAGTAAAAGTCTTTATTAGTCTCATATCTTCATATTCTTGATTAAATCCATTATTAAGAGTCATAGATGGTTTATCATAAATCCATTCGCTTGGCAAAGTGCAGATGCCATCTGTATTTCTTGAGTTGTTCCTATGCTTTTTACAGCACTGAAGAATctgttaaaaaaacccacatcatTAAGCAATAAATAACACATTGTCATCAGATATGCCATTGCCTTAGAGACCATCAGCCTGACTAAACAAGAGTGGCTCCCCAAGAGTTCTGTTTGGATTCTGCGCTACTTGCAATGTGCCTGAGAAAATTGCAAGTGTAATGAAAGATACTCAATTCCTTTATGTAATGGGTAATTTTAACCTTTAAAAACTGGCAGAATATTAAGATTATCATGATGACTTTAGAGTGATATACTGGCTACCATACAGTGGCTAATTGTTATATAACTTCCTGAGACCACAAGGGGAGTGAGTGGATGGAATTTGGGGACTTTTGGGGGTACTTTTTATCTAAAAAAATTGTGCAGAAAGAAAAGCAGGACATATTACTAAAAACTGCTACTGCCTTAAAATTTTGCAATGAAATACATTACATTAACACAACAATATACTACCAATCCTAAATGCAAAGCATTTCCAGGCAATGGGAAAAGTGTTTGCTTATATTGTATCATCTGCACAACTAAGAAGTGACTAAATTAATATTCTGGATTGTGTTTGTGATCTTATTGAATACTTTTCTTCCCCCCaattactattttaaaatgtatttctgtaCTATCATTTAAAAAAGGTAAGGGTTTGGGGGGTTTCTTAGGGACTTTAAAATACTGtatttggaatggggcaggggcattGATTTAGGGCTTATGAAAGATGCCGGATTGACAACCACAGGCTTGTATGCACAGGAAGATGCAAAGGCATCATGTAGGTTTTCCCACATCATCCCACCAATATGCCTCAGCCTTGATCCGGAGTGATTCATGTCTCCATGAAAATTCATTTCTAGGCCTCTGCTGGAACTGCTAGTAAAGGTAACAGTGAATTTTATGCTGTGGAAAAAGGTTGACTCAGATCACCAGCCCCAGGAGTGCACCTAGCCATTCCAGGGCAGAAAACTTTTGCGGATCCCCTTCCCTGACCTGTCCCCCAAGCCAAAAACctacaacaaaaaacccaaccacaTGCCATCTACAGCCAGACAATCAGCACAGGAAAAAAGTCAGAGCGGTCAGTTcggaacaacaacaataaaagttGAGTGGCAGAGTGATATGATGCACCCTTGAAGTTGTTGCCCAGGGTGACTGACCTGCTTGCTCACCTGTAGAACCAGCCCTGACCAACTCATTCCATAGAAGCCATCCAAATGACTTGGTTATTACTGACCAGGGCTAGAGCTAGATTTGCAACAGTGACAGGAAGGAAAAAAGCACCTGATTCCATTACCAACTTTGAGTCATCAAGTTCCCTAAATTAATCCTTGTTAATAGTCTGTGATCTTATTCTGACACTATACATATACATTTCCATGGCATGAAATGGGACAGCTATCATTCAGGTAAAGAATGACTTTAAAAAGTTGTAAATACCTTCTCCATCTGATTATTTTCTTCTCTCCTTACACTCATATTATGATTTGCTCCAGCCAGTGATGCCACCATTGAATTTAGGAGTGTTTATGCTGACTCCTTTTACAAAATCCAATGTGAAGCTGCTTTTGATGGGTTGTGCCTGTTCATCAAAGCATTCCCTGGCCTGGTATTACAGAATGCACACATCTCTTCTGCTACAGATGTTAGctgggtgactttttttttttggttacattcTGTTATTGTGGTTTGGTAGTAACAGCAACCAATAAAAAGCTTTTTAGAAAACTAGTCTGATTAGGTGGTGGATTAGATAAAATCAATGGCTTTTTACATCAAAGTTGTGTTTTCTCTCTTGACTTCCACTGTTTCTGATCCATATGGGTAACTAAAGTCCCTTTTCATCTGGCTGAGCACTGGTAGTAGCAGAAAGGCTCTTGGATTCTCTTCAAACAGCACAAACTGAACAGGTGAAAGATAGGGCTGTTGTGAATAAAAGTGCCCCCCACGCACACATTTAAATTGGGACATGCCTATTTGAGAAACTTCTTTTTCTTCACATAACACTCTTACAATTGAGGTGAGGCGATAGGTGCTTGACCTGGAGCTCCCTCAATATAAAAGAGAGGGAGCGGCTGGCAGGCTGTTGTCTATAACAGCCTTTATGTTTCTGAACTTGTTGCCTCTTTGTCCAGAATAGCTTGAATTTGCTGACCTTCAAAATTGTTACACTGCACGAGCCTTCGTTTTACAAGGCAGTTTTTGCTGTAAAGTTTAGTCCTTGAACATCTACTTGTATACTCTTAATCGACCTTGAAAAGAAAGATGCTGTACAGTCAAGAAATGTCACTGGTTGTCTGGGCCCTTTCAGGGCGGGCATAGGTCCAATACATCCCTGCTCCACATTCTGCACCTTTAAGGACCAGCATTCTGTTAATTGTATGGTTTAGAGAGGTCTTGTGACTGCAGACAGAGTGAGCTGGGAAGAGAGAAGCAGGATTAAAATGAATAGTTTCATGTCTCACTGGGTGGAGCTCTCCAAGGACCAAAGGGCAGGACCAAGACCACCCAGCAATAGCTGCTTCCTTGCTGATAGGGAGCAGGGCAAGCCAGCACTTTGTAGCTAGGAAAGATGGATAAGCAAGCTGGAGAATGCTGAACACTTAGTGTGAGTAAGACATTATGTTAGGCAAAGCTACATTTTGTTAGAATTAAGTTTTAGACACTAGAATGTGTTAGTTTTGTTTGTAACCCGTTCATATCTTTTTCACTCttgcttgaaatcacttaaatctatgttctttgttaataaacttattcttactTTTGCCATCTTAGTGCTGTGTATTAGGTTGAAGTGTATCACCCCAACCAAGCTAACAAGCTGTGGTGTGCCCTGGCTCTTTGGGAGCAGTGAAATTGGTGTTACCTCAGTCAGAGAGCCTGGACACTGCAGAAGAGGGTTTTGTGGAGACTCAGGACCAGAATggctgttggggtcaccctgcaaggagtaactgGATTGGTGGAAgctcagggtgagatttttatGCTGTAGTGATGCTACTGGcgtcagggctctgagccaaagctgcacagcCTAAAGGCATCGAAGGcaacagggcaggtggtgacagcaCCCTGTTTCTTTGAAAGACATGCCCTGGTCTCTCCTCCAGATCACACATGAAATGGGCAAGGAATCTGGGTTCTACTTGTAGCCCTTCACCTGCTGGAAATTAAGGAGTGCCTTTATACAGGTTTGCCACATACTCACCCATCCCTTTTCATCAAAAATACCCCAGGAGCATATTTAGTTTTGTAATACTTATTTCTGAATGGTTACTTACAGAGAAAGCTATGATAATAACGGAGGAACAGATGCTGTATCCAAGAAGAAAGAACCACACCCACCACGTTTTATCATGTCTGATATTGTCATTGCATTTGGACTCTGAAATAAAGAAAGAGATATTTAAGTATGTAAAAACCAAAAAGGTGTTTGTTCGCTTTTCAGATGAGCTTTTTATGTGATGGATTAGATGGGGCTTGGTCATAGTTGGCTTCCTATTCATATTTATCACATTTTTTCACTAATTTTTCAGGCTAAGGGTTTGAGCCTCTTCTGGAGAGAATTATGAACAATTCCACTTGAAAAGTGTAAGATTTCTGAACATAATGATAACCTGATTATAAAATGGATGGAATCCTAAATTTCCAGTGAATTcatatattccaaggccagaagggaacattgtgatcatctactctggccTCCTGAATAACACGGACCAGGGTGGCCAAAGTTACTGACCCTGTGAGCTGCATATGACAATTTTCAGGCATTCAATAGCCGGGGAGCACCTGCTGAGGCTCTGGGCTCAGGAGCTTCAGTCCCATGGgagacacctgccagggctcagggcttcagccctgcagggagtGGAGGGTCTCAGGGCTTAGCCTCACAGGAGGTGCCTGTCCCGGCTCAGGGCTTCAATcccgctcctgctgaagcccaaaACCCCAGCAGGTGCACCCCACAGGGCTGAATTGCTGGGATCCTCCTCCCTGTAGAGCAGAAACCCCTCATCCCACCACCCCacagcagggcagaagccccaagatCCACCCTCCCACCTGAGTCTGGTAGCAGAGAATgttgagggggtgtgggaggctctgtgagccgcactttaactgtaaaagaggcACATGCAGCTTGCGAGCCACGATTTGGCCACCCACCGAAcatgaacttccccaaaataattcctaaggcattgttttttataaaatatccaatcttgatttaaaaatggtcagtgatggagaatccatccaaTTAATGGTAAGATCTCTGAAAACCTCTTTGCAATGTGACAACAAACTGCTATCATAAAGAAAATAACCCACTTTCATGGCAACAGCTACTTCATTTAATTTCAGGCAATGTCTTTTCTAAAACAGAAATCATAGGGTAATGGTGCTCTACTATCCAAGAGAATTTATCTCAGCAGCCACTGAAAGCTGATGGAGCCTCAGCAAAATGCAATTGGACAGTCTGCTGAATATAGTGGGGACTAAAGTATTTGGCAGTTGTCTTGCATCAGCTAATCAACTGTCCAGTCAGATTTGCTTAGAGAATGCAGATGGGCGAAGGATCCGTGTTGTTTAAGAGACTGTTTCTCAATTGGTGGATCATGGATCCCAGAAGGGTCATGAAAGTCAATTGGGCAAGTGTCACAAAGCACTGAAAATTTtattacaatctaaagcaaagaCACTTTCGCCCCACTTGATCCTTTTGGGTTAACTtctagaaacacacacacaaattgtacTGGGTTATCATTGATATATATTTACTATAAAAGTAAGAGTAAAAAATGTAATGTGCATGGGACAagagtcacttgcaggtttaaactagagtaaatggtggagtctctgtaacttgaagtctttaaatcagcgGTGGGAAACCAGTGGCCCACaggcccatcaggataagctgaTGAGGGCCataagacattttgctgacattgaccgtccacatGCACAGCCCCCCGCGGTTTGCCATTTCCtaccaatgggaactgtgggaagcggtggccagcacgtccctgtggcccgccgcttcccacagctcccattggctaagaacggtgaaccatggccactgggagctgcagggggctgtgcctgcagatggtcaatgtcagcaaaatgtctcgcagccctcAATCAGCTTACTCTGATGGGCTGCttgtggcctgcgggctgtaggttgcccaccactgctttaaatcattgagggcttcagtaactcagccagaggttaggggtcgaTTACAGGAGTGtgcaggtgaggttctgtggcctgcaacatgcaggtcAGACATGACTATCATgatctagccttaaaatctactggtgagggcaggagggtggcaatatatatattatatatatatattgattttacaagactatttgtgtgtgtgtgtgtgtgtatatatatatatatgtcttgtAAAATCTTGGAATGTATTGTTGTCATTGTTCCACACATGTACATACAACTCCAGCCAGTCTTcttccacccctgccctgaaTTTGAATCTGGTGGAATTAAAACAGCAATATTCTGGGACTGTGGGAGAAAAGGCAATACAACTGGAGGGTAATTTAGCTCATCTTTATATACACCCAAGTCTATTTCTGTAACTTACAAAAGTTCCTTACCATGTACTGTCAGCCTGCTGCCACCTCCAAATTTGTGCCTTACCGGTGGTGGAAAAGTTAGCCATACATCACAGAAATACATGCCAGCATCTTTCAGCTGAACGTTGTCCAGTCGTAAGATTGAAAATTTTTTGGACTGTTCTGTTTTAATTTGTATCTGTGACTTTTGAACATCAGAGGTACTTGTGGTTGGCTGGAGCGCCGGCTGATTACTGGTAGGGTCTTTCCTCCAATACACCTCTGTCAATGTATTATTTATGGTTTTATCTGGGTAGTCAAATTCACACAGTATCAAAACAGTTGAATTAAGAGACACATTGATGTCCTGGGGATATTGTACAACTGAAAGTTCTGCTCCACTGGTAACTGTAAGATAGAAATAAAGTGGATGCATATGAGTTGTTATACTCTTTACAGAGGCACACAAAGAAACCATTTTCGGACTATTTTAAAAACTGTGAGTGAGGGTAGAATCTTGGCCAGCTCAACAAATGTGTATGATAGACTTCTACAGTTACAGAAAAGATCCAGCCATGAGCATACTGAGTGAAATCctaaccctattgaagtcaatgggagttttgcctttggcttcaatggggccTGTATTTCACATACAACATTCATATAAAAAGTGTTATAAAATAATTCTAGTTTCTTTTAGCCATTCTGAAGGGAAAATTGGGCCTTTTCCAAAGGAATTTCTGTAAATAAGTCAGGCAAAGaaacaatctgatttaaataatttgactatggacaatttagtcaaatttgctaaaagaacataaggagtttctattggaacttaactgcccccaaatgtatacaaatgtaattatgtacagctgtgtaaaaattaaagcactgtaaaatatttaaaaaaaatatgtgtgtaaatatattgtgtaaatatgtaaggttttaaggacctaaaTCAACACTCCCTGGTTTGTAAAACTctgttttgtaggtttaaaataaattggtttttgttttgttttgtttttaaataataccactaaaatccatttaaatttttaattcaaagttgcaaaactgataGACACTGTTTGCCAAACACAGGTAACTAGTGTTGTTtggctttggtatttagcatttaactcTTAGGTACCTTAATGCTTTATAACgttcaatatctttttaaaaaaacaaagtcgtggctgcagcagggcagtcaagaccaggagaatggggaaaaaaatctgaatttgtttttggtaacaaaatagtaaataaaagctataataaaaaaattaaattttttttaaaagacagtgCCCCTCTGGAGCAACAGCAGGAGTAAGGTGCacaaagaagcaatgttagaaacacagTGCCTTAAGGTAATTTGTCTAATCAGACTTTCACTTTAATAAGGGGACATGAAAACTCTgtgagcacaaaaaaaaaaacagaccttatgtaaaaattaatatggttaATATAATGTTATAAAAGTTAAACTTTCACAGGACacgtgcagtgtatattgtaaaaggggtaaaaaaaatgcaaacaaaacataatacttaattaaaatcctattagggctccaaacgGAGCTACAATAGGttgggttttctttttcagatcgctgtgtgttttggaagcaggagtTAAAGGTAAAAAGTAATCAGAACTCTGGTGAAAATTGATTTTGTCCCTTTTAAGAGAGTCTCTAAGTTGCTAATGGCTTTGGATACAAAAGccagccagaaagcatctgtgtcgatgcaaattatctaactaaaaatatatatatatctacctATAAATGGCAGCACAAAGAAGCTTCaaataaagaacatacctggtcagcaaacaaacttCCTAAAATGAAAAGGctcaaattataaaaataaaaaaaacaaaacaggttaaccctaaaaataaataataataataataaaaaaatagtgtgtgtgtatgcagtGCTGAAATCTAAAGACAAGTATAAAAGGCATCTGCTTATATGCATGACATTCCTACCTTCACCAAAACCCcaaaaatataatacatggtaTAACAAAATACCTTTAATAAATTTGATGCTaatgttattgttaatattaaacattggaataaatgtaatgttaataagtacccctgtaacaatgtaaagtgtataattaaaaaaaaaccacctctaaGGTCATATGGTAAT
This genomic window contains:
- the LOC101953952 gene encoding uncharacterized protein LOC101953952, which translates into the protein MRFSVIHIRNPKKMKPLVILFMIFYFIQLTVTSGAELSVVQYPQDINVSLNSTVLILCEFDYPDKTINNTLTEVYWRKDPTSNQPALQPTTSTSDVQKSQIQIKTEQSKKFSILRLDNVQLKDAGMYFCDVWLTFPPPVRHKFGGGSRLTVHESKCNDNIRHDKTWWVWFFLLGYSICSSVIIIAFSILQCCKKHRNNSRNTDGICTLPSEWIYDKPSMTLNNGFNQEYEDMRLIKTFTHSGRYEKAGCMHN